From Drosophila yakuba strain Tai18E2 chromosome 2L, Prin_Dyak_Tai18E2_2.1, whole genome shotgun sequence, one genomic window encodes:
- the LOC6526771 gene encoding uncharacterized protein LOC6526771 isoform X2, which translates to MDIALRGTNRASSTSTTGTGLHHAVSLGNIEVSTKTTYSSHMDRSYDSEDEHTGRRRLRHTLSTELHPHTSVYSRGDIREQYCLTDRQLHSIEQRPRRERFFGCLSRRGQTQSGSFLGGCVGRRVPSDENLAAYAPFEKYPRYQNSYTDTHELESSYFRRQPASILSTGKTGEADLGGRYTWIGQQQVTNNNPDYQSDHRATCCTAPLESFYQDVLLRNYYVELCAPPNPTPPTSHTNQIANLNVCSYHCPTYATMPTTHHQHHHQQQGGNVRTKHVSFARSHTLTSFDNVNAGFRSSGRLKTARSQERLIGGKKPIIATGSMYETLQPPLQAQQLQQPHQMQPQQSSTLPKTWLPPPVQLQPCQHHHAPIHLHQPLPDNMVGLIIPQPLPLALPLPSPEVLIVEKKFRNAMKTQATQTDAAARRQGQIGYNTQILALSPRPPHRIKVVSQGAQTNGLQNGKKLTKSLSEIPNGKDGTSSLHYQQGSIYPHEMIYRTQSQDVTPLQTLSDAQNNIMYYKPPPPLLDAHSYGLGMEHLSRTRPSPSEQNVEYVNVNAAAVALNESFDYESNSLPRRACTSHTDFYSNSLPRRHINESSDLMIDSVPLDFSQTHLLPPPSEYCKNDDEDAEEYYDEEEDHPHETESYSSEVCMEQAAQHRRMSMLPQMIDSPFRRDDLRRQSMPVYGQTEKLIDGFGPRSSFRRRDKVSCFPDEPPAVQEVRDEQEIFIDFKPHISPKPSPKLQLKHRKQHKAEIAMRKMQQQRMAQAAALTLPKPKSQPVEVEVRKVEHEPSDEEEDEDEVSEPDEEEDGEEIDEDEHKLETDLQEDEEPLYENITPCGCRVIPQPDAEEIQDKRSQFRKRSVSLDDDYETKASETPTPTGLRLPSTPASPCRDELLANVSTYPSSDSLANDNTRDHSDGIWNESQVTVLTVEQRDISDGSYSSNLLLTPSSKRKNLLLQHQQRSSVDTDALDFEEQSPTYGLQTLPKIIKTPTPTTSRPTSTQPMMPPPAIAVTPSVNPILDSCISSPLPKRSMVARGSVPDARQLMFTGGAAKQRHSDASFLPMGASDCARSADISECSTNTDEYATCTDTSKRTPGIKTPPTTTSSSSTTQVPVSTQSSQLEKTHAGSSFESASSLYSMREDLLQHDEKERDKQSTLTKAQLKSPMGSVAELTRKSPSHSISSTTSSGSCPVSGAAIKSPAKESLPQTVASSGTSQMKVCSAECIAPGVKPKPDSISEDERSEVRYSSSGYYESPHEEDDEEQGTRSKARRLRQEDERKRRKTSMKLDIEKENMRALTSPIKKPTGSSKITSPEQSLSATLDNGSSPSKMKRFRPKIRRQLRKSSREDVLAAAAVRRSRATPTIFGLSSGSGDTELLLDASMSTGALAGTTTTAVTSVSAPSSASKLPTSESSVATQPEAVVASLPAKKPHSCATPTSLLSPKMPTTSGTQSKSTSDTFQLKAKSIESLRSVSPGSDSVFYSEADGNAASGEQSHCHHCGKEMEGKQQSNTISELAGDSVESIPYIEQDIVKPPSDFADSPVTTKTTQRLYKKMDKRFRSEERYHGERGRHYKTRQENIRAKSEERGRIPSLPNTPVLRPAGSSPCVLPDTEQSQHVIYKGHYDAGRYTRLTDDDLWTQLDHQCFDRSRERRASTESEKGFHAKYQVILHRLVQRRCTLEMYHRQKHNSFRVDKTVVVKSDSGEFGFRIHGSKPVVVAAIEPETPAESSGLEVGDIIISVNGVQVLDKHHTEVVKIAHDGCEKLELQVARTIGVLMHEQLEPPSQPIFSGYLWRQSGQAKGAPNSKKWVRRWFSLRPDNCLYYYKTEDDSQPVGAMIMAKHTVDLCPVDVGKPFAFKVDAGEGIPMYVAADSDEMANRWLQLLRQAASQDNQWLDKSARCLYQTPSNIQRPDCFGYLLKLGSRWCGWSKRYCVLKDACLYFYQDANSKSAFGMACLHGYKVASMSANASGKKNSFEIVPPETKLRHYFFCTESEMDKKRWISALEYSIDRWIKSG; encoded by the exons ATGGATATTGCCTTGCGTGGCACAAACAGAGCATCGTCAACATCAACGACTGGAACTG GTCTGCATCATGCTGTGTCATTGGGCAACATTGAGGTCTCCACCAAG ACCACCTACTCCAGCCACATGGATCGCAGCTACGACTCCGAGGACGAACACACTGGACGCCGAAGACTTCGCCATACGCTCTCCACCGAGTTGCATCCCCACACGTCTGTCTACTCGCGCGGAGATATAAGGGAACAG TACTGCCTCACAGATCGCCAGCTGCACAGCATAGAGCAGCGTCCTAGGCGGGAACGCTTTTTTGGCTGCCTATCGCGACGCGGTCAAACGCAATCGGGCAGTTTTTTGGGCGGCTGTGTGGGTCGGCGAGTGCCCTCCGATGAGAATTTGGCCGCCTATGCGCCATTTGAAAAATATCCACG CTACCAGAACAGCTACACGGACACACACGAATTGGAAAGTTCCTATTTTCGCCGTCAACCGGCCTCCATTCTGAGCACTGGTAAAACGGGTGAGGCCGATCTGGGTGGACGTTATACCTGGATTGGACAGCAGCAGGTGACCAACAACAATCCCGACTACCAATCGGACCACAG GGCAACTTGTTGTACAGCACCACTTGAATCCTTTTACCAGGATGTTTTGCTACGGAATTATTATGTCGAGCTTTGCGCTCCACCAAATCCTACACCACCAACATCACACACCAATCAAATCGCTAATCTAAATGTTTG CTCGTATCACTGCCCCACATACGCCACGATGCCAACCAcacaccaccagcaccaccaccaacaacagGGCGGAAATGTCAG AACCAAACACGTGAGCTTTGCCAGGTCGCACACACTCACCAGTTTCGACAATGTGAATGCCGGATTTCGATCCTCGGGGCGTTTGAAAACCGCCCGAAGCCAAGAGCGATTAATTGGGGGCAAGAAGCCCATTATTGCCACGGGTTCCATGTACGAAACCCTCCAGCCCCCGCTGCAAGCacaacagctgcagcaaccGCATCAGATGCAGCCACAACAGAGCTCCACCCTGCCAAAAACCTGGCTGCCACCACCAGTTCAACTGCAGCCATGCCAGCACCATCATGCCCCGATTCACCTGCACCAGCCCCTTCCAG ACAACATGGTTGGACTGATCATACCACAACCCCTGCCCTTGGCTCTACCACTGCCCAGTCCCGAGGTTCTCATCGTGGAGAAGAAGTTCCGCAATGCCATGAAAACGCAGGCCACTCAAACGGATGCCGCTGCCCGTCGCCAGGGTCAAATTGGCTATAATACCCAGATCCTGGCCTTGAGTCCCCGGCCACCACATCGCATCAAGGTGGTTTCCCAGGGGGCTCAAACGAACGGCCTGCAGAATGGCAAAAAACTAACGAAAAGCCTCTCCGAAATACCCAATGGCAAGGATGGCACCTCCTCGCTTCATTATCAACAGGG TTCCATATACCCACATGAGATGATCTACCGCACTCAGTCGCAGGATGTGACCCCTTTGCAGACCCTCTCGGATGCCCAAAACAACATTATGTACTACAAACCACCACCACCGTTGCTGGATGCCCACAGCTATGGACTGGGAATGGAGCACCTAAGCCGGACACGTCCCTCGCCATCCGAACAGAACGTGGAgtatgtgaatgtgaatgctGCTGCGGTGGCACTGAATGAAAGTTTCGACTACGAGAGCAACAGTTTGCCTCGACGGGCGTGTACCTCGCATACGGATTTCTATTCGAATAGTTTGCCTCGAAGGCATATCAACGAGAGCTCCGATCTAATGATCGATAGTGTTCCCTTGGACTTTAGCCAAACGCATTTATTGCCACCACCAAGTGAGTACTGCAAGAACGACGACGAGGATGCGGAGGAGTActacgacgaggaggaggatcaTCCCCATGAAACGGAGAGCTATAGCTCAGAGGTCTGCATGGAGCAGGCGGCCCAACATCGCCGAATGTCCATGCTGCCCCAGATGATAGACTCCCCATTTCGTCGCGATGATCTGAGGCGTCAATCCATGCCGGTTTATGGTCAAACGGAAAAGCTCATCGATGGCTTTGGTCCCAGGAGCTCTTTTCGTAGACGCGACAAAGTCAGCTGTTTTCCGGATGAGCCGCCAGCCGTTCAAGAAGTACGCGATGAACAGGAgatatttatagattttaagCCGCACATCTCGCCAAAACCGAGTCCCAAGCTGCAGCTGAAGCACCGTAAGCAGCACAAGGCGGAAATTGCCATGAgaaaaatgcagcagcagcggatgGCACAGGCGGCAGCATTGACGTTGCCCAAGCCCAAGTCACAGCCAGTCGAAGTTGAGGTGAGAAAAGTTGAACATGAGCCcagcgacgaggaggaggacgaggacgaagtGTCCGAGCCCGACGAGGAGGAAGACGGCGAGGAGATCGACGAGGATGAGCACAAGCTGGAGACGGATCTGCAGGAGGACGAGGAACCGCTGTACGAGAACATAACCCCCTGTGGCTGCCGCGTGATCCCACAGCCAGATGCGGAGGAGATCCAGGACAAACGCTCGCAGTTCCGCAAGCGTTCCGTCAGCTTGGATGATGACTACGAAACGAAGGCATCTGAAACTCCAACACCAACTGGCCTGAGACTCCCATCCACTCCGGCCAGTCCTTGCCGCGATGAGCTGCTGGCCAATGTTTCAACTTATCCTTCCTCAGACTCGCTGGCCAATGACAATACACGTGATCATTCGGATGGCATATGGAATGAGTCGCAGGTTACCGTCTTGACGGTTGAACAGAGGGACATATCCGATGGCTCCTACAGTTCCAACCTGCTGTTGACGCCCTCTTCGAAGCGAAAGAATCTACtgctgcagcatcagcaaaGAAGCTCAGTGGACACCGATGCCCTGGATTTTGAGGAACAA AGTCCCACCTATGGCCTACAAACACTGCCGAAGATCATCAAGACGCCCACACCAACCACATCGAGGCCCACTTCCACTCAGCCCATGATGCCACCACCAGCCATCGCGGTCACACCATCTGTAAATCCGATTCTGGACAGCTGCATAAGTTCCCCGCTGCCCAAGAGGAGCATGGTGGCCAGGGGATCGGTTCCGGATGCCCGACAGCTGATGTTCACTGGTGGAGCCGCCAAGCAAAG ACACTCGGATGCCTCGTTCCTGCCCATGGGCGCCAGCGATTGCGCAAGGAGCGCAGATATATCGGAGTGCAGCACGAATACAGATGAGTATGCCACCTGCACGGACACCTCGAAACGCACACCAGGTATTAAGACACCGCCGACCACCACCAGTTCATCGTCGACCACACAAGTGCCAG TTTCCACTCAGAGCTCGCAGTTGGAAAAAACGCACGCCGGCAGTTCCTTCGAAAGCGCCAGTTCCCTGTACTCCATGAGGGAGGATCTTCTGCAGCACGACGAGAAGGAGCGGGATAAGCAGTCCACGCTCACCAAGGCTCAACTGAAATCACCCATGGGTTCAGTGGCTGAGCTGACCAGGAAATCGCCATCGCACTCCATCAGTAGTACCACCTCTTCAGGCAGCTGTCCAGTCTCGGGAGCAGCCATCAAATCCCCAGCCAAGGAGAGTCTGCCCCAAACGGTGGCCAGTTCGGGAACGTCGCAGATGAAAGTCTGCTCCGCCGAATGCATAGCGCCTGGTGTTAAGCCCAAGCCAGATTCCATATCGGAGGACGAGCGCAGCGAGGTGCGGTACTCCTCGTCCGGTTACTACGAGAGTCCACACGAGGAGGATGACGAGGAGCAGGGGACCAGGAGCAAGGCTCGCCGGCTGCGACAGGAAGACGAACGGAAGAGGCGCAAGACTAGCATGAAGCTGGACATTGAGAAGGAGAACATGCGCGCCCTAACCAGTCCCATTAAGAAGCCCACGGGTTCCAGCAAGATCACATCGCCGGAGCAATCGTTATCTGCAACCTTGGACAATGGCAGCAGTCCCAGCAAGATGAAACGCTTCCGTCCCAAGATACGCAGGCAGCTGAGGAAAAGTTCGCGCGAAGATGTCCTGGCGGCGGCAGCGGTACGCAGGAGtcgtgccacgcccactatttTTGGCTTGAGCAGCGGAAGTGGCGACACTGAGTTGCTGCTCGACGCCAGCATGTCAACTGGCGCCCTGGCAGGCACAACCACTACTGCCGTGACATCCGTATCTGCGCCCTCATCCGCATCCAAGCTACCAACATCGGAGTCCTCAGTTGCCACACAACCCGAGGCAGTGGTGGCATCATTGCCGGCAAAGAAACCACATAGTtgcgccacgcccacatcccTGCTGTCGCCCAAGATGCCCACAACCAGTGGCACGCAATCGAAGTCCACGTCGGACACGTTTCAGCTGAAGGCCAAGTCCATTGAGTCCTTGCGATCGGTGTCGCCTGGCTCCGATTCCGTGTTCTACAGCGAAGCCGATGGAAATGCGGCCAGTGGCGAGCAGAGTCACTGCCACCATTGCGGCAAGGAAATGGAGGGCAAGCAGCAGAGCAACACCATCAGCGAACTGGCTGGTGACTCCGTCGAGTCGATACCCTACATCGAACAGGACATCGTCAAGCCGCCTTCGGATTTCGCCGACTCCCCGGTGACCACCAAGACCACCCAACGGTTGTACAAAAAGATGGACAAGCGATTCCGATCCGAGGAGCGATACCACGGCGAAAGGGGCAGGCACTACAAGACCAGGCAGGAGAACATCAGGGCGAAG AGCGAGGAGCGTGGTCGCATTCCCAGTCTTCCCAATACACCCGTGCTTCGTCCTGCTGGCTCAAGTCCTTGCGTCCTGCCCGACACGGAACAGAGTCAGCACGTCATCTATAAGGGACACTACGACGCAGGTCGCTATACACGACTGACCGATGATGACTTGTGGACTCAACTGGACCATCAGTGTTTTG ATCGCTCCAGGGAACGTAGAGCTTCAACGGAGTCGGAGAAGGGCTTCCATGCCAAGTACCAAGTGATCCTGCATCGTCTCGTCCAGCGACGCTGCACCCTGGAGATGTACCACCGCCAGAAGCACAACAGCTTTC GCGTGGACAAAACCGTGGTGGTCAAGAGCGATTCCGGTGAATTCGGCTTCCGTATTCACGGTTCCAAGCCCGTGGTGGTGGCCGCCATCGAACCGGAGACTCCGGCGGAGAGCTCTGGCTTGGAGGTGGGCGACATTATCATCTCGGTGAATGGAGTCCAAGTGCTGGACAAGCACCACACCGAGGTGGTGAAGATCGCACACGATGGCTGCGAGAAGCTGGAACTGCAGGTGGCCAGGACCATTGGGGTTCTCATGCACGAGCAACTGGAGCCGCCAAGTCAGCCCATATTCAGCGGATACCTGTGGCGCCAGAGTGGACAGGCCAAGGGTGCTCCGAATTCCAAGAAGTGGGTGCGCCGTTGGTTCTCCCTGAGACCCGATAATTGTCTGTACTACTACAAAACTGAAGAT GACTCTCAACCCGTTGGCGCCATGATCATGGCCAAGCACACTGTGGACCTGTGTCCTGTGGATGTGGGCAAGCCCTTTGCCTTCAAAGTGGACGCCGGCGAGGGCATTCCCATGTACGTGGCTGCCGACTCCGATGAGATGGCGAACAGGTGGCTCCAGCTGCTCCGACAAGCGGCCTCCCAGGACAACCAGTGGCTGGACAAGAG TGCGCGATGTTTGTACCAGACGCCCAGCAACATTCAGCGGCCCGACTGCTTTGGCTACCTACTCAAATTGGGCTCAAGGTGGTGCGGATGGTCGAAACGCTATTGCGTTCTAAAGGATGCCTGCCTCTATTTTTACCAAGATGCAAATAGCAAGAGTGCATTCG GCATGGCCTGCTTGCACGGCTACAAAGTGGCCTCAATGTCCGCAAATGCATCCGGCAAGAAGAACTCGTTCGAGATAGTGCCACCAGAAACGAAATTGCGTCATTATTTTTTCTGCACCGAAAGCGAAATGGATAAGAAGCG CTGGATATCCGCACTGGAATACTCCATTGACCGCTGGATAAAGTCCGGGTAA